tcaaAAGCTAAAATTtcctgggttgttaaggggttaatactgaaaattaaaatctgttttattctctgcagattcttgtaccaggagatcagaggagaatcttatatcttcagattataaagcagatgatgatatcacacaagatacatatgaagaacattccattataccagatacaccctcagcccttcacagccaagatctctcatctcatccttatatacaggtcctgtcttctcagtcatcacaggatgttcagcaaaataaaggtcacagaaggggtgttggacgtCAAAGAGATTGTATAAGGAAGATgcaatattcatgttcagaatgtgggaaatgttttactggcaaatcaaatcttgttaaacatcaaagaactcacacaggggagaagccattttcatgtgcagagtgtgggaaatgttttaataaccaatcaaatcttgttcagcatcaaagaactcacacaggggagaaaccattttcatgtgcagagtgtgggaaatgttttagtaaCTTTTCAcagcttgttcaacatcaaagaactcacacaggggagaagccattttcatgtgcagagtgtgggaaatgttttagtaaccaatcaaatcttgttaaacatcaaagaactcacacaggggagaagccattttcatgtgcagagtgtgggaaatgttttagtaacttttcacatcttgttcaacatcaaagaattcacacaggggagaagccattttcatgtgcagagtgtgggaaatgtttttgtaaccaatcaaatcttgttaaacatcaaagaactcacacaggggagaagccattttcatgtgcagagtgtgggaaatgttttagtaaCTTATCACATCTTGtccaacatcaaagaactcacacaggggagaagccattttcatgtttagaatgccAACAATGTTTTGCTCAGTATTCAAGTCTTTTTAAACACCAAAGAACTCAcaaaggggagaagccattttcatgttcagaatgtgggaaatgttttactgtcaaatcaagtcttgttaaacatgaacgtactcacacaggagagaaaccatattcatgtgtagaatgtgggaaatgttttactgtcaaatcaagtcttgttaaacatcaaagaactcacacaggagagaagccattttcatgtgcagagtgtgggaaatgttttactcagcagtcacatcttgttcaacatcaaagaactcacagagGGGGTAAGCAATTATCATGCGTATAATGTAGGAAATGTGTTACTGACACATCACATCTTCAACATCAGAGAACtcatgcagggcagaaaccattttcatgtgcagactgagggaaatgttttagtaaccaatcacatcttgttcaacatcaaagaactcacacaagggagaagccattttcatgtccagaatgtggaaaaGGTTTTACTggcaaatcaaatcttgttaaataTCAAACAACTCACACAGGGGCaaaaccattttcatgtgcagaatgtgggaaatgttttactcagcaatcaagTCTTGTTCAATATCAAAAAATGCATACAGGACAGAAGCCATTTTAATGTTGAGAATGTGAGAAATGattcagagcaataaatgatgcagataagacatctatatattcaccatgtacataggatatctgacatttatacatatatcatatactgcatctccaaacttgttcccaattgataataaaagttttcttttagaacgtagtcaccgatccagcgatgtcatcactatagtttacatggtaggaaaagagtgtgatatatggttgtgatattcactgctcctcatggagaagacccaacaggcaTAATCCATGGGGAGCTGCTACTGGAGACCCAAACACCTCAGAGAGAAGGGACTTATTCCAGTGATGAAGAATTCCAGGACATGACCAGATTAGAGacacaaaatctttttttttcatagccgaggaacgtgctctcaaatcacccaaagtgcaagaaaaagtgctaacgtgttacactaaaaaaaaacatgcacaaaggatgcggtctgtcgcaaaccttacccttcgcctccggaccaaaaggcacttgtgaggttccaggttcgatgtcccttttcgccgaagctactaagggaccacaaatgctcccggcatcccccttggcattacccaaggtatctgcccgcagagccgataacggtcggtactttgcccatgcaggagtacccggggtgtttgcagatTTACCAggcaggcaggatatagcatactaacagatataccaggcaggatatagcatactaacagatataccaggcaggatacagtatactaacagatataccaggcaggatacagcatactaacatatataccaggcaggatataacatactaacagatataacaggcaggatacagcatactaacagatataccaggcaggatacaacatactaacagatataccaggcaggatacagcatactaacatatataccaggcaggatataacatactaacagatataccaggcaggatacagcatactaacagatataccaggcaggatacagcatactaacagatataccaggcaggatacagcatactaacagatataccaggcaggatacagcatactaacagatataccaggcaggatacagcatactaacagatataccaggcaggatatagtatactaacagatataccaggcaggatacagcatactaacagatataccaggcaggatatagcatactaacagatataccaggcaggatacagcatactaacagatataccaggcaggatatagtatactaacagatataccaggcaggatataacatactaacagatataccaggcaggatacagtatactaacagatataccaggcaggatacagtatactaacagatataccaggcaggatacagtatactaacagatataccaggcaggatataacatactaacagatataccaggcaggatacagtatactaacagatataccaggcaggatacagtatactaacagatataccaggcaggatacagtATGCTAACAGATATACTAGGCAGGATAcaacatactaacagatataccaggcaggatatagcatactaacagatataccaggcaggatacaacatactaacagatataccaggcaggatacagtatactaacagatataccaggcaggatacagtatactaacagatataccaggcaggatataacatactaacagatataccaggcaggatacaacatactaacagatataccaggcaggatatagtatactaacagatataccaggcaggatacagcatactaacagatataccaggcaggatatagcatactaacagatgtaccaggcaggatataacatactaacagatataccaggcaggatatagcatactaacagatataccaggcaggatatagcatactaacagatgtaccaggcaggatacaacatactaacagatataccaggcaggatatagcatactaacagatataccaggcaggatacagtatactaacagatataccaggcaggatacagcatactaacagatgtaccaggcaggatacaacatactaacagatataccaggcaggatatagcatactaacagatataccacgcaggatatagtatactaacagatgtaccaggcaggatataacatactaacagagATATACCAGGAAGGGtataacatactaacagatataccaggcaggatataacatactaacagatataccaggcaggatacagcatactaacagatataccaggcaggatacaacatactaacagatataccaggcaggatacagcatactaacagatgtaccaggcaggatacagtatactaacagatataccaggcaggatataacatactaacagatataccaggcaggatacaacATACTaacatataccaggcaggatataacatactaacagatataccaggcaggatatagcatactaacagatataccaggcaggatacagtatactaacagatataccaggcaggatacagcatactaacagatataccacgcaggatatagtatactaacagatgtaccaggcaggatataacatactaacagatataccaggcaggatacaacatactaacagatataccaggcagaatacaacatactaacagatataccaggcaggatacaacatactaacagatataccaggcaggatacagtatactaacagatataccaggcaggatacagcatactaacagatgtaccaggcaggatacagtatactaacagatataccaggcaggatataacatactaacagatataccaggcaggatacaacatactaacagatataccaggcaggatataacatactaacagatataccaggcaggatatagcatactaacagatataccaggcaggatacagtatactaacagatataccaggcaggatatagcatactaacagatataccaggcaggatatagcatactaacagataccaggcaggatacagcatactaacatatataccaggcaggatacagtatactaacagatataccaggcaggatacagcatactaacagatataccaggcaggatacaacatactaacagatataccaggcaggatacaacatactaacagatataccaggcaggatacagtatactaacagatataccaggcaggatacagcatactaacagatgtaccaggcag
Above is a genomic segment from Hyla sarda isolate aHylSar1 chromosome 1, aHylSar1.hap1, whole genome shotgun sequence containing:
- the LOC130297796 gene encoding oocyte zinc finger protein XlCOF7.1-like encodes the protein MERDRNKMADRIINLTLQILFRLTGEDYTVVKKSSSGRCRAPVCEEWGRTLRPIQGPPPHSLIHEEMDEQKIRELINKMMELLTGEVPIRCQDVAVYFSMEEWEYVEGHKDQYKDQVMMEDQQPLTSPVRSSKRTAPERCPRPLDEQYKEEITTGKDLIYINNTDIREEEETDVSSDEQCKEDSPTCNHQDSCTRRSEENLISSDYKADDDITQDTYEEHSIIPDTPSALHSQDLSSHPYIQVLSSQSSQDVQQNKGHRRGVGRQRDCIRKMQYSCSECGKCFTGKSNLVKHQRTHTGEKPFSCAECGKCFNNQSNLVQHQRTHTGEKPFSCAECGKCFSNFSQLVQHQRTHTGEKPFSCAECGKCFSNQSNLVKHQRTHTGEKPFSCAECGKCFSNFSHLVQHQRIHTGEKPFSCAECGKCFCNQSNLVKHQRTHTGEKPFSCAECGKCFSNLSHLVQHQRTHTGEKPFSCLECQQCFAQYSSLFKHQRTHKGEKPFSCSECGKCFTVKSSLVKHERTHTGEKPYSCVECGKCFTVKSSLVKHQRTHTGEKPFSCAECGKCFTQQSHLVQHQRTHRGGKQLSCV